A DNA window from Bacteroidales bacterium contains the following coding sequences:
- a CDS encoding penicillin acylase family protein, with protein sequence MKLFKRILTAILIVIVLALAGGMIFLNSVKTRALPDYNAGADLAGLSAPVTVFRDSMGIPHIYADNEADLYRTAGYVMAQDRLWQMDLLRRITTGRLSEVLDPGLVEADLLFRALEFSKKSRQLISQTDPDILLYVEAFTDGINQFIKQHQKKLPFEFTMLGYKPDPWMVEHSFNLIGYMAWDLSSGWNTDMALYKIQQLVSDTLFRELLPDLSYQEIPVFPEYMQSDKTLALQTAMEDAIEIIDKLGLQVFEASNNWAVSGEKSETGMPLMANDMHLGLMAPGIWYQMHQVVEGKLNVTGVALPGAPFIVAGHNEDIGWGMTNVTVDDLDFYLETINPSDSNQYLLDGQWMDMRIEKEEIPVKGEEAPAVRINRFTHRGPVVSEFKGVKDKVLSARWQGNEFSNEVRTVHLLNHAGNWEEFRDAVKTFTSVSQNIVYADRFGNIGLQTSAGVPVRHSGGILVYPGDTSLYDWQGTVPFEELPYSYNPACGYVSSANNKTVGADYPYYIGTWFSLPWRIGRIREMLEEKEVLGTEDFKRMLRDQHSHMARAMTPVYLEALQDDIAGEYRQAYEVLAEWDYNMHVSSAAALIFEIMWMELNSAMFEDELGDQYDLLAFTSIAGNLVERTRLTGQSLWCDNVNTADRTESFQDNIRTAFRQAVDTIGTMYGPDVSAWEWGALHKVALMHPLGSVSIVEKLFKVNRGPYAIGGSSHTVSPYSYPEGRSFVANHGASERHIFHTADWDKSLTVIPTGISGIPASPHYLNQTPLYINNQYHRDFYSREAVENNHLYKAVFE encoded by the coding sequence ATGAAATTATTTAAGCGAATTCTCACCGCCATTCTGATTGTCATCGTACTGGCCCTGGCCGGCGGGATGATTTTTCTGAACAGTGTAAAAACCAGGGCCCTTCCTGATTACAATGCAGGTGCAGACCTGGCCGGCCTGAGTGCCCCTGTAACGGTATTCCGCGATTCCATGGGGATTCCCCATATCTATGCAGACAATGAAGCGGATCTTTACCGGACGGCAGGCTACGTCATGGCACAGGACCGCCTGTGGCAGATGGACCTGTTGCGGCGTATTACCACCGGTCGCCTTTCGGAGGTGCTCGATCCGGGACTGGTGGAGGCGGACCTTCTCTTCCGGGCGCTGGAGTTTTCAAAAAAATCACGACAGTTGATTTCACAAACAGATCCTGATATCCTGCTGTATGTGGAGGCATTCACTGATGGGATCAATCAGTTTATCAAACAGCATCAGAAAAAACTTCCCTTCGAATTTACCATGCTGGGATACAAACCCGATCCCTGGATGGTCGAACACTCCTTCAACCTGATCGGGTATATGGCCTGGGACCTCTCTTCGGGATGGAACACCGATATGGCGCTCTACAAGATCCAGCAGCTGGTCTCCGACACCCTCTTCAGGGAGCTGTTGCCTGACCTGAGTTACCAGGAGATTCCCGTTTTCCCCGAGTATATGCAGTCAGACAAAACCCTGGCATTGCAGACGGCCATGGAGGATGCCATAGAAATCATCGATAAACTGGGCCTGCAGGTGTTTGAAGCATCCAACAACTGGGCGGTATCAGGGGAGAAAAGTGAAACAGGGATGCCCCTTATGGCCAATGACATGCACCTGGGACTGATGGCCCCGGGGATCTGGTACCAGATGCACCAGGTAGTAGAAGGTAAATTGAATGTGACCGGCGTGGCCCTGCCTGGCGCTCCCTTTATTGTTGCAGGGCACAACGAGGATATCGGATGGGGAATGACCAATGTGACCGTGGATGATCTGGATTTCTACCTGGAGACCATCAATCCGTCCGACAGCAACCAGTACCTTCTGGATGGCCAGTGGATGGATATGAGAATCGAAAAGGAAGAGATCCCGGTGAAGGGAGAAGAGGCGCCGGCTGTACGGATCAACCGCTTTACCCACCGGGGACCGGTGGTCAGTGAGTTTAAAGGGGTAAAAGATAAGGTGTTGTCGGCCCGGTGGCAGGGTAATGAATTCAGCAATGAGGTCCGAACAGTTCATTTGCTGAACCACGCCGGAAACTGGGAAGAATTCAGGGATGCGGTTAAAACATTCACCTCTGTGAGTCAAAATATTGTTTACGCCGACCGTTTCGGAAACATCGGGCTCCAGACATCCGCGGGAGTTCCCGTCAGGCATTCGGGGGGCATTCTGGTCTACCCGGGCGATACCTCTCTTTATGACTGGCAGGGCACGGTCCCCTTTGAGGAGCTGCCCTATTCCTATAACCCCGCATGCGGGTATGTCTCCAGTGCCAATAACAAGACGGTGGGTGCAGACTACCCCTACTACATCGGGACCTGGTTCAGCCTGCCCTGGCGCATCGGCCGGATCAGGGAAATGCTGGAAGAAAAAGAAGTACTGGGAACAGAAGATTTCAAACGCATGCTGCGGGACCAGCACTCCCATATGGCCAGGGCAATGACACCGGTCTATCTGGAGGCCCTGCAGGATGATATTGCAGGGGAGTACCGGCAGGCCTATGAGGTACTGGCTGAATGGGATTATAACATGCATGTCTCATCTGCTGCCGCCCTGATCTTTGAGATCATGTGGATGGAACTGAACAGTGCCATGTTTGAGGATGAACTGGGCGATCAATATGACCTGCTGGCATTCACCTCCATAGCCGGTAACCTGGTGGAAAGAACCAGGTTAACAGGCCAGTCTCTGTGGTGCGACAATGTGAATACAGCGGACAGGACAGAGAGTTTCCAGGACAATATCCGGACCGCCTTTCGTCAGGCTGTAGATACCATTGGTACCATGTACGGGCCTGATGTGTCTGCCTGGGAATGGGGGGCGCTCCATAAAGTGGCCCTGATGCATCCTCTGGGCAGTGTTTCCATCGTGGAAAAGCTTTTCAAGGTGAACCGGGGGCCTTATGCCATCGGGGGCAGTTCCCATACGGTATCACCCTACAGTTATCCCGAAGGAAGAAGCTTTGTGGCCAATCACGGAGCCTCCGAGCGCCATATCTTTCACACAGCCGACTGGGACAAGTCTCTGACAGTGATTCCCACTGGTATATCGGGGATCCCCGCTTCCCCCCACTACCTGAATCAGACCCCCTTGTACATCAACAATCAGTACCACAGAGATTTTTACAGCAGGGAGGCTGTAGAAAATAACCACCTGTATAAGGCGGTATTTGAATAG
- a CDS encoding BamA/TamA family outer membrane protein yields MKNRLFSTVLLLLLFVPMIAQDAESTSTKREEKIKTGFNLGGVPVVAYDSDIGFKYGALVNLYWYGDGSRYPQYDHSVYLEWSRTTKGNGINQITYETDKLLPGIRSLFEASYLTEKALDFYGFNGYQSVYDLDFEDTYDSEGFANRLFYRHSRQLLRLKADFQGEIIGQKLRWLGGIAYYGNSIDAVDVDELNEGKEEDLLSGNSLYDSYVAWGLIKEDQARGGNHTILKGGIIYDTRDNEPNPFTGLWSEMQLHYVPGFLSNTDYSYARLILTHRQYFTLIPEWMNLAYRLSYQGKIAGEMPFYMMPFMFQTAPKLTRDGVGGSKTVRGVRRNRIVGDGFAFGNLELRGKILRTSLFKQNFYISLSAFVDAGMVTQKYDFSTANMPAVLPVDLPGQILDLDAKEVPHVGYGGGIHFALNQNFIVTVDYGMAAKKSDGDTGLYINLNYLF; encoded by the coding sequence ATGAAAAACCGACTCTTCTCCACCGTACTTTTATTGCTCCTTTTCGTCCCGATGATCGCACAGGATGCGGAAAGCACTTCCACAAAAAGGGAGGAGAAAATTAAGACCGGATTTAACCTGGGCGGAGTGCCCGTGGTAGCCTATGATTCGGATATCGGCTTCAAATACGGAGCCCTGGTTAACCTTTACTGGTATGGAGATGGATCGCGCTATCCACAGTACGATCATTCGGTGTATTTAGAGTGGTCGCGTACGACCAAGGGAAACGGCATTAATCAGATCACCTATGAGACCGATAAACTTTTGCCGGGAATCAGATCCCTGTTTGAAGCCAGCTACCTGACGGAAAAGGCCCTGGACTTTTATGGCTTTAACGGCTACCAGTCTGTTTACGATCTTGATTTTGAAGACACCTACGATTCGGAAGGTTTTGCCAATCGCCTTTTTTACAGGCATTCCAGGCAGTTATTACGCCTTAAAGCCGATTTTCAGGGAGAGATCATCGGGCAGAAGTTGCGCTGGCTGGGAGGGATCGCCTATTATGGAAATTCCATTGATGCTGTGGATGTGGATGAACTGAATGAAGGAAAAGAGGAAGACCTGCTTTCGGGCAATTCTTTATATGACAGTTATGTGGCCTGGGGACTGATCAAGGAGGATCAGGCCAGGGGAGGCAATCATACCATTCTGAAGGGGGGGATTATTTACGATACCCGTGATAATGAGCCAAATCCTTTCACCGGACTCTGGTCGGAGATGCAATTACACTATGTTCCGGGCTTTTTAAGTAATACGGATTATAGCTATGCTAGACTTATTTTGACCCACCGGCAGTATTTCACACTGATCCCCGAATGGATGAATCTGGCCTACAGGCTGTCCTATCAGGGAAAGATTGCTGGTGAAATGCCCTTCTATATGATGCCTTTTATGTTTCAAACGGCCCCGAAGCTGACCAGAGACGGGGTGGGCGGCTCAAAAACAGTCAGAGGGGTGAGGCGCAACCGGATTGTCGGGGATGGCTTTGCTTTTGGAAATCTCGAATTAAGGGGGAAAATCCTCCGGACGAGTCTGTTCAAACAGAATTTTTATATTTCGCTCTCTGCTTTTGTGGATGCGGGTATGGTGACCCAGAAATATGATTTCAGTACTGCAAATATGCCGGCTGTACTGCCGGTCGATCTGCCCGGCCAGATCCTGGACCTGGATGCCAAAGAGGTCCCGCACGTGGGTTACGGGGGGGGAATCCACTTTGCCCTGAACCAGAACTTTATTGTAACGGTCGATTATGGCATGGCAGCCAAAAAATCGGACGGCGATACAGGCTTATATATTAACCTGAACTACTTGTTCTAG
- a CDS encoding HD domain-containing protein — MNIIRDTIQFVKESLAGAEGGHDWHHSERVMLTARYIREQEGKGDFLTIELSALLHDISDAKFNGGDDEAGSRLAGEFLLKQGVDRERVDHIRLIIKNISYKGGFAQDQINTIEFRIVQDADRLDALGAIGIARAFNYGGYKNRPIHNPEVPLREYHNSVSYHKSDAPTINHFYEKLLKLKDLMNTSTGKAMAEERHEYMLQFLDRFYREWDPGK; from the coding sequence ATGAACATCATCCGGGATACCATCCAGTTTGTCAAGGAGTCCCTGGCAGGAGCCGAGGGAGGTCATGACTGGCACCACAGCGAACGGGTCATGCTTACGGCCAGGTATATACGGGAACAGGAAGGGAAGGGCGACTTTCTGACCATCGAATTGTCTGCCCTGCTGCATGATATATCGGATGCCAAGTTCAATGGCGGGGATGATGAGGCGGGCAGCCGCCTGGCCGGCGAATTCCTGTTGAAACAGGGGGTGGACAGGGAAAGGGTGGATCATATCCGGCTTATCATTAAAAACATCTCCTACAAGGGCGGATTTGCCCAGGATCAGATCAATACCATCGAGTTCCGGATTGTACAGGATGCCGACCGGCTCGATGCCCTCGGGGCTATTGGAATTGCCAGGGCATTTAATTACGGGGGATATAAGAACCGGCCGATCCACAATCCGGAAGTTCCCCTCCGGGAGTACCACAATTCCGTAAGCTACCATAAATCAGATGCCCCCACCATCAACCATTTCTACGAGAAGCTGCTGAAGCTGAAGGATCTGATGAATACCTCAACGGGCAAGGCTATGGCAGAGGAGCGGCACGAATACATGCTCCAGTTCCTCGACCGCTTTTACAGAGAATGGGATCCGGGTAAATAA
- the rsxA gene encoding electron transport complex subunit RsxA, producing MEYILIIISAVFVSNIVLNQFLGICPFIGVSRKVETAIGMTGAVTFVMVIATLVTYLIYHSVLVPLDIVYMRTITFILVIASLVQLVEIILKKISPPLYQALGIFLPLITTNCAVLGVAVLAVQKDFSLLESTVFAIGNAIGFGLALITFSGIREQLDLLNVPKRMKGVPIAFIVAGLMALAFMGFAGIV from the coding sequence ATGGAATACATACTGATTATCATATCTGCTGTATTTGTCAGCAACATCGTACTCAACCAGTTCCTGGGCATCTGCCCCTTTATCGGGGTTTCCAGAAAAGTGGAGACTGCCATCGGAATGACTGGTGCGGTTACTTTTGTCATGGTCATTGCCACCCTGGTCACCTACCTGATCTATCACTCCGTGCTGGTTCCTCTGGATATTGTCTATATGCGGACCATCACCTTTATCCTGGTGATTGCATCTCTGGTTCAGCTGGTGGAGATCATCCTGAAAAAGATCAGCCCCCCGCTCTACCAGGCCCTGGGGATCTTCCTTCCCCTGATCACCACCAACTGCGCCGTTCTCGGGGTAGCTGTTCTGGCCGTTCAGAAAGACTTCAGCCTCCTGGAAAGCACTGTATTTGCTATTGGTAACGCCATTGGTTTCGGGCTTGCCCTGATTACCTTTTCCGGGATTCGCGAACAGCTGGACCTGCTCAACGTTCCCAAAAGAATGAAGGGGGTTCCTATTGCCTTTATTGTGGCCGGACTGATGGCCCTGGCCTTCATGGGATTTGCGGGGATCGTGTAA
- a CDS encoding electron transport complex subunit E, translating into MSQWKNFSKGFIKENAVFVLFLGLCPTLGVTTSATNGLGMGLATTFVLVMSNLVVSLVKNLIPDKVRIPSFIVIIATFVTVVELVMKGYVPALFDALGLFIPLIVVNCVVLGRAEAFASKNTLWTSIVDGAGMGLGFTMALTVLGAVRELLGSGAFFGMKLISGDAMLLFILPPGAFLALGYLIVLANMIKEKTS; encoded by the coding sequence ATGAGCCAGTGGAAAAACTTTAGCAAAGGATTTATCAAGGAGAATGCGGTATTCGTCCTGTTCCTGGGATTGTGTCCCACCCTGGGGGTAACCACTTCGGCCACCAACGGGCTGGGAATGGGACTGGCCACCACCTTTGTGCTGGTGATGTCCAACCTGGTGGTCTCCCTGGTGAAGAATCTGATCCCCGACAAGGTGCGGATCCCCTCCTTTATTGTAATCATTGCCACTTTTGTGACAGTGGTTGAACTGGTGATGAAAGGATATGTCCCCGCCCTTTTCGATGCGCTGGGTCTCTTTATTCCCCTGATTGTGGTCAACTGTGTGGTGCTGGGGCGGGCCGAAGCCTTTGCCTCCAAGAACACCCTCTGGACCTCCATCGTGGACGGAGCTGGAATGGGCCTGGGCTTCACCATGGCACTCACTGTTCTGGGAGCTGTGAGAGAACTGCTTGGCAGCGGGGCCTTTTTTGGAATGAAGCTGATCAGCGGCGATGCCATGCTTCTCTTCATCCTTCCCCCCGGAGCCTTTCTCGCCCTGGGTTACCTGATTGTACTGGCCAACATGATTAAAGAAAAAACCTCCTGA
- a CDS encoding RnfABCDGE type electron transport complex subunit G has protein sequence MAKKESTFLSMVATLFVVTLVAAGLLGSVFALTKEPIRLAELKKKNEAIQVVVPGFDNEPSQEVERMFLDGDSIYLYTARKGEEVLGTAVETFTNQGFSGQFKLMVGFAPDGSIIDIAVIKHAETPGLGDKMEKDKSDFSVQFMGKHPDSFNLAVKKDRGDVDAITASTITSRAYCDAVKRAYAVFMESQNKN, from the coding sequence ATGGCTAAAAAGGAATCCACATTTCTGAGTATGGTGGCCACCCTTTTTGTGGTTACCCTGGTGGCAGCCGGACTCCTCGGTTCGGTCTTTGCCCTCACCAAAGAGCCCATCCGTCTGGCCGAACTGAAGAAGAAGAACGAGGCCATTCAGGTGGTGGTCCCCGGATTTGACAACGAACCCTCGCAGGAGGTGGAACGGATGTTTTTGGATGGGGACAGCATCTACCTCTACACGGCCCGGAAAGGGGAGGAAGTACTGGGGACCGCTGTGGAAACCTTTACCAACCAGGGATTCAGCGGGCAATTCAAACTGATGGTGGGTTTTGCCCCGGACGGCTCCATCATCGATATTGCCGTGATCAAGCATGCAGAGACACCGGGACTGGGCGATAAGATGGAGAAGGACAAGAGTGATTTCAGTGTGCAGTTTATGGGCAAGCACCCCGATAGTTTTAATCTGGCGGTTAAAAAAGACCGGGGCGATGTGGATGCCATTACAGCCTCCACCATCACCTCCCGGGCCTACTGCGATGCAGTGAAACGTGCCTACGCCGTATTTATGGAAAGTCAAAACAAGAACTGA
- a CDS encoding RnfABCDGE type electron transport complex subunit D, producing MNKFIVSPSPHTYTGESVPKLMYGVIISLLPALAVSVWFFGIGMIIVTFVSVASSILFEYLIQRYILKVKPTHLDGSALLTGLLLAFCLPAIIPFWMVMIGALAAIGIGKMTFGGLGNNIFNPALVGRVFLFISFPVAMTSWPEPGQWMHYTDAVTGATPLGLMKEGLANRTVGEIMPELPSFLHLLVGRTTGSAGEVSALALLLGMLYMMYRKIISWHIPLTILATVAVFTGILWLANPDRFADPLFHLLTGGLLLGAIYMATDYVTSPMTRKGMIIYGAGIGIVTVLIRVFGAYPEGVQFAILIFNGFTPLINKFVKPLRFGKEVKHG from the coding sequence ATGAATAAATTCATTGTATCACCATCCCCCCATACCTATACGGGCGAGTCGGTCCCAAAACTGATGTATGGGGTGATTATTTCCCTGCTTCCGGCCCTGGCCGTATCGGTCTGGTTTTTCGGCATCGGGATGATCATTGTCACTTTCGTTTCGGTGGCGTCCAGCATCTTGTTCGAATACCTGATCCAGCGGTACATCCTTAAGGTGAAGCCCACCCACCTGGATGGTTCAGCCCTGCTTACCGGCTTATTGCTGGCCTTCTGTCTACCGGCCATAATACCCTTTTGGATGGTAATGATCGGGGCTCTTGCAGCCATCGGGATCGGCAAGATGACCTTCGGAGGACTGGGGAACAATATTTTTAATCCTGCCCTGGTGGGCCGTGTGTTCCTCTTTATTTCTTTCCCGGTGGCCATGACCTCCTGGCCCGAACCGGGACAGTGGATGCATTACACCGATGCAGTGACCGGAGCCACACCGCTGGGTTTAATGAAAGAGGGACTTGCAAACCGGACAGTGGGTGAGATTATGCCCGAGCTGCCCTCCTTCCTTCACCTCCTGGTGGGGAGGACCACGGGCTCTGCCGGGGAAGTCTCCGCCCTGGCCCTGCTGCTGGGTATGCTCTACATGATGTACCGGAAAATAATCTCCTGGCACATTCCGCTTACGATCCTGGCCACCGTGGCGGTCTTTACCGGGATTCTCTGGCTGGCTAATCCCGACCGCTTCGCCGATCCGCTCTTCCATCTGCTTACCGGGGGACTTTTGTTGGGGGCCATTTACATGGCCACCGATTATGTCACCTCCCCCATGACCCGCAAGGGCATGATTATCTACGGGGCGGGGATCGGGATCGTGACGGTGCTGATCCGCGTCTTCGGGGCCTATCCCGAAGGAGTACAGTTTGCCATTCTGATCTTTAACGGGTTCACACCGCTGATCAACAAATTCGTCAAACCTTTACGTTTTGGGAAGGAGGTGAAACATGGCTAA
- the rsxC gene encoding electron transport complex subunit RsxC translates to MSLRTFSRGGVHPPEHKLSAGNKIKELPPPEIVVIPVSQHLGAPAKVLVNRGEQVKVGQLIAESGGFVSTNIHSSVSGKVLKVDEFMDSSGYRKMAVQIQVEGDEWLETIDRSDDLVRNSVLPAEDIRKKILEAGIVGLGGATFPTHVKLMVPQGKTAEYLIINGVECEPYLTADHSLMLERSEELFSGIQLLMKGLGVEKAIIGIENNKPDAIEKMKKVVEGSRIRVQGLKVKYPQGGEKQLVQALLKREVPSGGLPIDVGVVVFNVGTALAVYEAVMKNRPLIDRVVTVTGKSLKKPSNFLVRIGTPVSVLVKEAGGLPEHTAKVINGGPMMGKAFSTLDIPVVKGSSGILLIDEQEARRKEVKPCIRCTKCLSVCPMGLEPYLLMNLSEKSLFERMEPEKVLDCIECGSCSYTCPSSRPLLDYIRLGKAEVGKIKRARKAV, encoded by the coding sequence ATGAGTCTCAGAACATTTTCCAGGGGTGGAGTGCATCCCCCCGAACATAAACTATCTGCGGGAAATAAAATCAAAGAACTTCCGCCACCGGAGATAGTTGTAATACCCGTTTCGCAACACCTGGGGGCACCAGCCAAAGTGCTTGTAAATCGGGGCGAACAGGTGAAGGTGGGACAGCTGATCGCTGAATCCGGCGGGTTTGTTTCTACCAATATCCACTCTTCGGTTTCAGGGAAAGTACTGAAAGTAGACGAGTTTATGGACAGCTCCGGCTACCGGAAAATGGCGGTGCAGATTCAGGTGGAGGGCGATGAGTGGCTGGAGACCATCGACCGCTCCGATGACCTGGTACGAAATTCGGTCCTTCCTGCGGAAGATATCCGCAAGAAGATTCTGGAAGCGGGAATCGTGGGACTGGGAGGAGCCACCTTCCCCACCCATGTCAAGCTGATGGTCCCGCAGGGGAAAACTGCTGAATACTTGATTATCAACGGAGTGGAGTGTGAACCCTACCTGACGGCCGACCATTCTCTGATGTTAGAGCGTAGTGAAGAGTTATTCTCAGGAATTCAGCTGTTGATGAAAGGACTGGGCGTGGAAAAAGCCATTATCGGAATCGAGAACAACAAGCCGGATGCCATCGAAAAGATGAAAAAGGTGGTGGAGGGAAGCCGTATCCGTGTCCAGGGCCTGAAAGTAAAATATCCCCAGGGAGGTGAAAAACAGCTGGTCCAGGCTCTGTTGAAGCGGGAGGTACCCTCGGGCGGACTGCCCATTGATGTGGGAGTAGTGGTATTCAATGTAGGTACGGCACTGGCGGTCTATGAAGCTGTCATGAAGAACCGCCCCCTGATTGACAGGGTGGTCACTGTCACCGGAAAGTCCCTGAAAAAACCTTCCAATTTTTTGGTCAGGATCGGGACTCCCGTCTCTGTCCTGGTGAAAGAGGCAGGAGGCCTGCCCGAACATACGGCCAAGGTGATCAATGGGGGCCCCATGATGGGAAAAGCTTTCTCCACCCTGGATATCCCTGTCGTAAAAGGGAGTTCGGGGATACTCCTGATAGACGAGCAGGAGGCCCGGAGGAAAGAGGTAAAGCCCTGTATCCGTTGTACAAAGTGCTTAAGTGTTTGTCCCATGGGGCTTGAGCCCTACCTGTTGATGAACCTGTCGGAAAAGAGTCTTTTTGAACGCATGGAGCCGGAAAAGGTCCTGGATTGCATCGAATGTGGAAGCTGCAGTTATACCTGTCCCTCCTCGAGACCCCTGCTCGACTATATCCGGCTTGGAAAAGCCGAAGTCGGTAAAATCAAAAGAGCACGCAAAGCTGTTTAA
- a CDS encoding Fe-S cluster domain-containing protein has product MSQIIIYTIITLVAIGSAAAIILYFVARKFKVYEDPRIDEVEEALPAANCGGCGFPGCRNFAETLVKSESWDNLFCPVGGNETMARAAAILGREAVEQAPRVAVVRCNGTPEFRPRVTEYDGAPTCAIAHSLFTGEGGCPYGCLGNGDCVVVCNFDAIHMDPLTDLPVVIDDKCTACGACVEACPRNIIELRKKNKKDRKIFVSCINEEKGAVAKKNCSVACIGCSKCFKVCKYDAITMENNKAFIDSDKCVLCRKCVAECPTNAILELNFPPPRQKEPVEVSETENK; this is encoded by the coding sequence ATGAGCCAGATTATCATCTATACCATTATCACGCTGGTTGCCATAGGGTCTGCCGCCGCCATTATTCTGTACTTTGTAGCCCGGAAGTTCAAAGTATATGAGGATCCCCGCATCGATGAAGTGGAAGAGGCCCTCCCCGCAGCCAATTGCGGCGGATGCGGATTCCCCGGTTGCCGCAATTTTGCGGAAACACTGGTAAAGTCGGAATCCTGGGACAATCTGTTCTGCCCGGTTGGAGGCAATGAAACCATGGCCAGGGCTGCTGCCATACTGGGAAGAGAAGCCGTCGAACAGGCGCCAAGGGTGGCAGTGGTCCGCTGTAATGGCACTCCGGAATTCAGGCCCAGGGTCACAGAATACGACGGGGCCCCCACCTGTGCCATTGCCCACAGTCTGTTCACAGGCGAGGGCGGATGCCCATATGGCTGCCTGGGAAACGGAGATTGTGTGGTGGTTTGCAACTTTGATGCGATCCACATGGATCCCCTAACCGATCTTCCTGTGGTGATTGATGATAAATGCACCGCCTGCGGGGCCTGTGTGGAAGCCTGTCCCAGAAATATTATCGAGCTCCGGAAGAAAAACAAAAAGGACCGGAAGATATTTGTAAGCTGCATCAACGAGGAAAAAGGTGCAGTGGCAAAGAAAAACTGCAGTGTGGCCTGTATCGGATGCTCCAAATGCTTTAAGGTTTGTAAGTATGATGCCATCACCATGGAGAACAACAAGGCATTTATCGATTCCGACAAATGCGTATTGTGCCGAAAATGTGTGGCGGAGTGCCCGACCAATGCCATCCTTGAGCTGAATTTTCCGCCTCCCAGGCAGAAGGAGCCGGTAGAAGTGAGCGAAACGGAAAACAAATAG
- a CDS encoding SoxR reducing system RseC family protein yields the protein MIEHEGIIEHIDGDLAHVRINSVSGCAGCHAKGACSAAGQEEKYLDVPLHGTPYKQGDPVFVQVAKHLGFKAVLLAYVYPFLLLMAVLIGLLSGGVEEMKAGATALLSIIPYYLLLYLFRNRLSRSFTFSIKKTLTVQ from the coding sequence ATGATTGAGCACGAGGGGATCATCGAGCATATTGACGGCGACCTGGCACATGTCAGGATAAACAGTGTCTCTGGCTGCGCCGGCTGCCATGCCAAAGGGGCCTGCAGCGCGGCCGGCCAGGAGGAAAAGTACCTGGACGTTCCCCTGCATGGCACTCCGTACAAACAGGGTGATCCTGTTTTTGTTCAGGTGGCAAAACACCTGGGATTCAAGGCTGTATTGCTGGCTTATGTCTACCCCTTCCTTTTGCTGATGGCCGTGCTTATCGGCCTGCTGTCCGGAGGGGTGGAAGAAATGAAAGCAGGTGCTACGGCCCTGCTGTCCATCATTCCTTACTACCTCTTGCTCTACCTGTTCCGGAACCGTTTATCCAGGTCTTTTACTTTTAGCATAAAGAAAACACTCACTGTGCAATGA